A genomic window from Fusarium falciforme chromosome 2, complete sequence includes:
- a CDS encoding Fungal-trans domain-containing protein has protein sequence MQQALNQTALPRPPRLPACQSCAQKKTKCDNSRPKCSLCARNGTECVISSGDAKVSRALLDELEKREKSLVLKLRDLESDPADTVQMLSPEETQTARSMAGSSPVARGGAGLGFVAHLFADANWRKSHANLLRTLVDVPGAAEASIAPCSLPSAVEARQLFDKYLSWSHIQSPFLLRREVWALYHRLFTTPTGTRDAIDPDLFRAFMICAIASVLPYRNGIHHQHPEGYYHAALQHLGPELLTRGVDSVQDLLLVCRFGIYHPIGTSIWDVVRLCGRLCIELGLHTDAGDHLDLLEQQRRRRVFWQFYLIDRYSSTTLDRPFLIDDRDIETRFPIEATDEEIEAASPDLRDLDSFCRTQNSAAPSEMTIFFVSVRLRQISSHIQTEFSRLKREHGEPSPRHLMAGHVHVVLNKLLQELENWRKNTPMIQDPSCLYETQEWYDLLHARERLSVVRRAIDLVPKVNGSPSKQILALLLKSALQTIERYCILCQMRDLMTHTRSYFHMLFTAGLSVMYCISVPKSIDRENLRASYEGLIKCEETLVSMARQLPDAHNYVAVFEALRCDISRKLRPNMDMTTVGSAADGSLTIGDLTNPLPTAEPGSMSANLGNVAFLPSQSQGFNQMSNGRVQLADAMDQVTGGTQPDGASYQDGSSTVDLMNWALHNYDSLWYMESALGEYVYGDPTNAGIWEGFEF, from the exons ATGCAACAAGCTCTGAACCAGACGGCTTTGCCTCGACCGCCAAGACTTCCGGCTTGTCAAAGCTGCGCCCAGAAAAAGACAAAG TGTGATAATTCTAGACCCAAATGTTCTTTGTGCGCTCGAAATGGTACCGAGTGTGTAATCAGCTCGGGCGATGCAAAGGTCTCAAGGGC GCTCCTTGATGAGTtagagaagagggagaaatCTCTTGTTCTCAAGTTGCGTGACTTGGAATCAGATCCAGCTGATACTGTGCAAATGCTCAGCCCCGAAGAGACACAGACTGCAAGGTCGATGGCTGGTTCTTCGCCAGTTGCACGAGGGGGAGCAGGTCTTGG CTTCGTCGCACACCTGTTTGCAGATGCAAACTGGAGGAAATCTCACGCCAATCTGCTTCGAACATTAGTAGACGTTCCCGGGGCTGCAGAAGCCTCGATCGCTCCGTGTTCTTTGCCCTCTGCTGTGGAAGCACGGCAGCTCTTTGACAAGTA CTTGAGCTGGTCACATATTCAGAGCCCGTTCCTGCTTCGTCGAGAGGTCTGGGCACTGTATCATCGTCTATTCACCACCCCCACCGGAACACGGGACGCCATTGACCCGGACCTGTTTCGGGCATTCATGATTTGTGCTATTGCATCGGTACTACCATATAGAAATGGTATTCATCACCAGCACCCCGAAGGATACTATCATGCGGCGTTGCAGCATCTGGGACCAGAGCTCTTGACAAGAGGGGTTGACTCTGTACAGGATTTGCTGCTCGTGTGCAGGTTTGGCATTTACCATCCGATAG GAACCTCGATCTGGGACGTTGTTCGGCTTTGTGGACGTCTTTGCATTGAGCTTGGGCTCCATACCGACGCGGGAGACCACCTTGACCTCTTGGAACAGCAACGAAGGCGACGAGTTTTCTGGCAGTTCTACCTGATTGACAGATACAGCTCGACAACGCTGGACAGACCATTCTTGATCGATGACCGCGACATAGAGACCAGATTCCCCATCGAAGCAACCGACGAAGAGATTGAGGCTGCAAGCCCAGACTTGCGAGACCTGGATTCGTTCTGCCGCACCCAGAACTCTGCGGCGCCAAGCGAAATGACCATCTTCTTTGTCTCGGTGCGGCTGAGGCAGATATCTTCGCACATCCAGACAGAGTTCTCGCGACTCAAGCGGGAGCATGGAGAGCCTTCTCCCCGGCACTTGATGGCAGGACACGTCCATGTGGTCCTGAACAAGCTCCTTCAAGAGCTCGAGAACTGGCGGAAAAATACACCGATGATCCAAGATCCATCTTGCCTCTACGAGACTCAAGAGTGGTATGACCTGCTGCACGCCAGAGAGCGGCTTTCGGTCGTACGACGAGCGATTGATCTCGTACCAAAGGTGAATGGCTCGCCGTCGAAGCAGATCCTGGCCTTGTTGCTGAAATCTGCACTCCAGACGATAGAGCGATACTGCATTCTCTGCCAGATGAGAGACCTCATGACGCACACCCGCAGCTACTTTCACATGCTCTTCACGGCAGGGCTGTCGGTCATGTATTGCATCTCTGTGCCGAAAAGCATCGACCGGGAGAATCTGCGAGCGTCCTATGAGGGCTTGATCAAGTGCGAGGAAACTCTGGTCAGTATGGCGAGGCAGCTGCCAGATGCACATAATTATGTCGCCGTTTTCGAGGCTCTTCGGTGTGATATCTCGAGAAAGCTGCGACCCAACATGGACATGACTACTGTTGGTAGCGCGGCTGACGGGTCACTCACGATCGGGGACCTCACGAACCCTCTACCAACAGCAGAGCCAGGATCAATGTCAGCGAATCTAGGCAATGTGGCATTCTTGCCATCTCAGTCCCAGGGCTTCAACCAGATGTCAAATGGCAGGGTACAGCTCGCAGATGCAATGGATCAGGTCACAGGTGGAACACAGCCTGACGGTGCCAGCTACCAAGACGGATCCTCGACGGTGGACTTGATGAATTGGGCCCTTCACAATTACGATTCATTGTGGTATATGGAGTCTGCGCTGGGAGAATACGTGTACGGGGATCCTACCAACGCTGGGATTTGGGAGGGTTTTGAGTTTTAG
- a CDS encoding Catalase, whose product MAPAATDMSFAAHAANQFSSYEKDRQMSSTEAIYTTSNGVPMPHPYESQRCGENGPLLLQDFHLIDLLSHFDRERIPERVVHAKGSGAHGFFECTDPIPDLCLADLFSEKGKKCPVTARFSTVGGESGSHDLARDPRGFSVKFRTDEGNWDAVFNNTPVFFLRDPAKFPHFIHTQKRDVSTHLTHADDSFMFWDYLSQNPESIHQVMILMGDRGIPDGYRFMHGYSGHTLKLVNKDGDWVYFQIHMKSMQGVKFITQEESTKYSPDYSQKDLYEAIQRGDYPKWSVEIQTMTPKEAEELWEKQKINVFDLTHVWPQKQFPRRKVGEFTLNENAVNYFAEIEQVAFNPSHMPPGIEPSADPVLQSRLFSYPDTHRHRIGVNYQQLPVNAPRTTFKQGNFQRDGQMAFFNQGARPNYLSSIDPIQFRQRTVDMDKTHGHFTGEAITFLSEIRPEDFNAPRALWQRVFDEPARERFISNVTGKMALCKQQEPLKRQIAIFREVDPDIAERLEKSTGIKGYDSIANMRFNGTHNGMAKDDKNRLANSIISNKGRSVCDNNGGPKKGMHKGMANNGVNGK is encoded by the coding sequence atggcgccagcagcaacagacaTGTCCTTCGCCGCCCACGCGGCAAACCAGTTCTCGTCCTACGAAAAGGACCGCCAGATGTCCTCCACCGAGGCCATCTACACCACCAGCAACGGTGTCCCCATGCCCCATCCCTACGAGTCCCAGCGCTGCGGGGAGAACGGGCCACTCCTGCTCCAGGACTTTCACCTCATCGACCTCCTCTCGCACTTTGACCGCGAGCGCATTCCCGAGCGCGTCGTCCACGCCAAGGGAAGCGGTGCTCACGGCTTCTTTGAGTGTACGGATCCTATCCCCGATCTGTGCCTTGCGGATCTGTTCTCggagaagggaaagaagtGTCCCGTCACGGCGCGCTTCTCCACGGTCGGCGGCGAATCGGGCTCTCATGATCTAGCAAGAGATCCCCGTGGATTCTCGGTCAAGTTCAGAACCGATGAGGGTAACTGGGATGCCGTCTTCAACAACACGCCCGTCTTCTTCCTGCGCGACCCAGCCAAGTTCCCTCACTTTATCCACACGCAGAAGCGCGATGTGTCAACCCACCTGACACACGCCGACGACTCCTTCATGTTCTGGGACTACCTCTCCCAGAACCCCGAGTCGATTCACCAAGTCATGATCCTCATGGGCGACCGCGGCATCCCGGACGGCTACCGCTTTATGCACGGCTACTCTGGCCACACTCTCAAGCTCGTCAACAAGGATGGTGACTGGGTCTACTTCCAGATCCACATGAAGTCGATGCAGGGCGTCAAGTTTATTACTCAGGAAGAATCGACAAAGTACTCTCCCGACTACTCCCAGAAGGACCTCTACGAAGCCATCCAGCGAGGCGACTACCCCAAGTGGTCCGTCGAGATTCAGACCATGACCcccaaggaggccgaggagctaTGGGAGAAGCAAAAGATCAACGTCTTTGATCTCACCCACGTCTGGCCGCAGAAGCAGTTCCCTCGTCGCAAGGTTGGCGAGTTCACACTCAACGAGAATGCCGTCAACTACTTTGCCGAGATTGAGCAGGTCGCCTTTAACCCTTCGCACATGCCTCCAGGTATCGAGCCGTCTGCGGACCCCGTCCTACAGTCTCGTCTCTTTTCCTATCCTGATACACACCGTCACCGCATTGGTGTCAACTATCAGCAGCTGCCGGTCAACGCCCCTCGAACCACCTTCAAGCAGGGCAACTTCCAGCGCGACGGTCAAAtggccttcttcaaccaagGCGCCCGCCCCAACTACCTCTCCTCGATCGACCCCATCCAGTTCCGCCAACGAACCGTGGACATGGACAAGACACACGGCCACTTCACCGGCGAAGCCATCACCTTCCTGAGCGAGATCCGCCCAGAAGACTTCAACGCGCCACGCGCCCTGTGGCAGCGTGTGTTTGACGAGCCCGCCAGGGAGCGTTTCATCAGCAACGTGACGGGTAAGATGGCCCTTTGTAAGCAGCAGGAGCCTCTCAAGAGGCAGATCGCCATCTTCCGTGAGGTCGACCCTGATATTGCGGAGCGGCTGGAGAAGTCGACGGGTATCAAGGGATACGACAGCATTGCCAATATGCGCTTCAACGGAACGCACAACGGTATGGCCAAGGACGACAAGAACAGACTCGCAAATAGCATCATCTCTAACAAGGGCCGGAGCGTTTGTGATAACAACGGAGGTCCAAAGAAGGGTATGCACAAGGGCATGGCCAACAACGGTGTCAACGGTAAGTAA